Within Serratia odorifera, the genomic segment AGCGCCAGCCGCACCGCATCCCACGAGGTTTGCATCGGATCGGCGCGGGCGATGCTGGCTGCGGTATAGCTTGCCAGCGCCACCGGCGGGTAATGTTCGACAGCGCGCCAAACCAGAACACGAAGAAGTGTGCCGCCAGCGGCATCACTCCGGCCTTGATCAGGATCGGCGACACGGTAACCGCCACCACGATATACAGCGCGGTTGAGGGTAGCCCCATGCTCAGCACGATGCATACCAGCATGACCACCAGCAGTATCATCCACAAGGTGTTATTGGTCATTGAAACGATATTGAACGCCAGCGTAGAACCGATACCGGTCATGGTCACCACGCAGATGATAACGCCAATGGCGGCGCAGGCGATGGTCACCTGAATCGAACCGCGTGCCGCTTCGTTCAGCGCTTCGGCGATTTTCTTCGGCGTCATGCGCACCGTGCTGTCCGGCGTGATCCAACTGGCGACAATAATGGAAACAATGCCCAGGAAGCCGGCATAAATCGGCGTTTTACCCATCAGCAGGGTGCCGATGACGATCACCAGCGGCAGCAGCAACAATCCGCGCGCCTTCAGCACCGCTTTGACCTGCGGAATATGCTCTTTGCTGAGACCTTTCAGGCCCTGTTTTTTCGCTTCCAGATCGATGGCCATGATCAGCGCCGCGTAGTACAGCAACGCCGGCACGATGGCTGCAATCACGATGGTGGTATAAGAGATGCCAAGGAAACCGCCATGATGAACGCGGCTGCGCCCATAATCGGCGGGCATGATCATGCCACCGGTCGACGCGGTGGCTTCAACCGCGCCGGCGAAACGCGGTGACAGACCGATGCTTTTCATCAGGGGGATGGTGAAAGTGCCGGTAGTGGCGACGTTGGCCACTGCGCTACCGCTCAGCGAACCGGTCAGCGCCGATGAGATCACCGCCACCCTGCGCCGGGCCGCCGCGGCGACGTCCGGCCCATCGCCAGTGCCAGATCGTTAAACAGCTGGGTGGCGCCGCTGACGCTGAGAAATGCGCCGAACAGGATAAATACCACGATGGCGGTTGAGGCGGTGGACAGGGTAATGCCGAATATTCCTTCGCTGGTCATAAACAGCCGGTACAGCAAACGTTCCACCGAAAAACCGCCGTGGCCGAATATGCCCATGAAATATTGCCCGAACAGCGCATAGACGATGGCAAAGGTCGCCAGACCGGGGATGAAATAGCCGGTCGTCCGCCGCGCGGCTTCGAATAAGACCGCAATGCCCAGTGCCGCCATCAGGTAATCGGTGGTATTGGGTATGCTTTTGCGCACGACGTGCAGGTCGAAATAGTTAAAGTAGAAATAGCCGTAACTCACCAACGTTAGCGTGATGAACAGATAATCCCAGCGGTTGAACGCGCTGGTGGCGTGATTTTTGGAGAACGGGAACAGGATGAAGCCAAGGATCAGGATCCCACTCAGAAAGGTGGTGTTACGATAGAATTCCTGGGTATTGGCCAACGCGTTGGAATAAATGGCATACAGCGAAATGGCTATCGCCAGCAGCGTAGCCAGTCGCAGGGCGATACCAGCCAGCGGTCGGCTGCCTGCGCCGGCTTCTTTATCCAGATCGACCACCGGTGGGGGTGTCAGTTTTTCAGCGTTCATAACGCCTCCGAATTTTTAGACGCATCGCCTGCGGTTGCCGCTTCAGGCGGCACCAGATAATCAGGTATGTTGACGCCGACTTCGCGGAAATAGCGATAGGCGCCCAGATGCAGCGGCACGGAAACGCCTTTTAGCGCATTTTCCAGCGAGATGTATTTGGCAGAACTGTGCACCTGATGCACTTCAGGCAGGTTTTCGAACATGGTTTTGGTCAGGTCATAAACGATCTTTTCATCAATCTGCCGGATAGAAACCAGAATGTTCGGCTGGGCGATGGTGGCAACCGCCTTGTTTTGCCGCGGATAGGTGTCCGGCTTTATTTCAAAGCGGAACCAGGCATTGGCAATGGCGTTGATACTGGCCAACTGCTGGTCGGTGACGTCCAGAATGCGCGACGGAACGCCGCTGGCGTACATGTCGGTGACCGCGGCGGCCGGTACGCCGGCAGGCAATGCACCGCCGTCGAGTCGGCCATCACGCATCGCCGAAACGGTATCGCCATAGCCGAGGTATTCAGGCGAAATGGATTTTTTGCTCAGCTTGATGCCTTGCAGGATCACCACCGTGGACTGCTCGGTGCCGCTGGCCTGTGGGCCCACCGAAAAACGGCTGCCGGCAATGTCGTTTAGGGTGCCGTCTTTCACCTTGCTTTCCAGCATCACGAAGTGTTCCACGTTGGGCCACAGCATCGAAATGGAACGCAGATCTTTGTAGGCTCGCTGGTCAAAATTACGCACGCCTTCATAGGCTTCGGTGGCAATCAGGCTTTGCAGAATCGCCAACTGCGCCTCATCTTTCTGCAACAAATCGATGTTTTCGATTGAGCCGGCCGAGGACTGTCCGGTGACCTGGATACCGTCCTGCTTCAGCCGGTTGCTCCAGACGTTAGCCAGTCCGACGCCCATTGGGTAGTAGGTGCCGCCGGTAGAGGCGGTAGCCACTGACAAAAAGGTCTTGTCGGCATTCTCCGCCTTGCCGGCGATAGCCAGCGCCACTACGGCGATGGCCGCAGTGATACCTGCTAACAATTTGATTTTTCTATTTTTCATAGTAAGTACCAGAGGTTGAAACAAATGGATAACATTTGCTGCAACTTGTATACAACATGGCAGATTCTTTGGCCTACTGGCGGCAACGGGATTTGTGATCGGGTTGGGCAAAAAATGGTCGAAAATTGTTGTGGAATGTGACGAAGGTTAAAACAAATGCATCAGCCGCGGCGTTGCTGCCGCGGAGAAAATAGCGGAGGGCGCCGAGGTCAAACTAAGGTAGAAAGTCTTCGCGCTGTGGGGTGAAAGTATCCAGCAGGGTACCGGGTTCCAGGCAGACGCAACCGTGTACCACGTCGGGTTTTTTATACAGGGTGTCGCCTGCCGCTACCTGATGGGTTTGGTCACCGATGGTGAATTCAAAACGGCCGGACAGCACATAGGTGAGCTGTTCGTGCGGGTGGCTATGCAGTGGTCCGATCGCCCCGGCGCTGAAGTTGACCTCAACCGCCATCATGGTGCCGCCGTGGGCCAGAATGCGCCGTGACACGCCGCCGCCGAGATCCTCCAGCCGGGTATCTTGTTTGAACGTGAACATGCTGAATCCTCGTAGTGTTCGAGCTGAATGATAAAATGAAACGTTGTTTTATTTATATGGAAATATAATGTCGTTGGCCGCATTTGTCGAGCGCTATAAACCCGCCAGCAAGCCCTGCAGCCGTTGTAATGTATTGCGTCAATTTTGCCGACGGTTCGCCAGGCGGCGTTCTTGCCGAACGCGTGCCCGCAAAAACGTGCCTCGGATTTCTGGTAAATTACGGATTAGCTGCTAATTTTTAGCTGAATTCACCTGATTTCGCCGGGCAAGATATTTGCTGCGACTCACCGTGCGTTACTGCGGGGCCAATGCCGTTCACCCCGCGTGTTATCCGTCGTCTGCCAGCGGGTTACCGACCATAAAAACGCCAAGGGGTTAATCACCGTGTCATTTCTTCGCAATAAAATCGGCGTGCTGCTCGCGGCGATGATTTTTGGTTTGACCTATGGCCTGAGCGCGCCGCTGATCGCCATCAAACTGGCGAACATGAATTACAGCGAAGCCTTTATCGGCATCAATGCGGCACTGCATGCGGTAGGGGTGTTTATTGTCGCGCCACTGCTGCCCCGGCTGTGTCGGCGCTACTCCGCCAAGGCGTTAATGCTGAGCGCGTTGCTGATATCAGCGCTGGTGCTGTGTCTGTTTCCCTATACGCCGATTGCCGTCTGGTTTTTGCTGCGGCTATTGCTGGGGGCAATGAGCGAAATCATGCTGGTGGTGACCGAAACCTGGCTGAACTTTATGGCAGAAGAGGCGGTACGTGCACGGGTGCTTGCCGCTTATACCGCCAGTCTATCCTGTGGTTTTGCGCTGGGGCCGTTGATTTTGGCCAGCGTGGGCAGCAATGGTGCCATCGCCTTCTTTATTGGCGCGGTGATTGCGCTGCTGGCGGCGAGCGTGGTGGCCTGTTCGGCGATCAAACCCTTACCGGCAGAATCCCATCAGTCCAAGCCGGCGATGATGTATCTGCGCCTGGCGCCGCTTGCCGTTGCGGCGACGGTATTGAATGCCGGCCTGGAGTCGGCCGGCATGAACCTGCTTTCTGTTTATGCGATGAATTTGGGCTGGAATGAACAATCCGCCACCTCGCTGATTTCGGTGTTGATGATTGGTGCCATCCTGCTGCAATTGCCGATTGGCTGGTTGGCCGACCGCTTCAACCGCCAGCGGTTGATCGTGGTAATGGCGGCGTTGTCAACGCTGGGCGCGTTGCTGTGGCCGATGTCGCTCAACTATCCGTGGCTGGCTTATACGCTGCTGTTCGTCTGGGGCGGGGTGTTTGTGGGGATTTACACCGTGATGATTACCCTGGTTGGCGAACGTTTCAGCGGCGGCGAGCTGGTGGGGATTTATTCGCTGCTGTCGGTGGCCTGGGGGCTGGGCGCGCTGCTTGGTCCGACGCTGGGTGGCGTAGCGATGGCCTTCAATACCCACGGCCTGCCGTTGATGGCGGCCTTGATGTGTGCAGTGTTCACGCTGTTTACCCTCAAAAATATGCGTCGCGGCGTTTAACGCAGCGCTAACGATCATTTTAACGTGGAGGATGCTGGGCGATGGTTCAGTTGGTGATGATTCTGTTGGGGGTTGATTATCTACGTGCGCGCTGGCGCGGTCTGATGGTGATCGGCTGGCTGGGAATACTGGCCGGTATGGTGATCTTCATCGACGCGCTGGACGATGCGCTCTATTTTCCGCTCAACCCGTTCGCCTGGCTGCTGCTGCTGGAGGGGATTGCCACGCTGATGGTGGCACATACCGGCATTGGCGGGCAGCGCACGCTGCGCTACGTCAAGGGGGGAGCCTTTGTGCTGGCGGCGGTGTTGATTCTGGCCGGTCATCATCATGGCCATTTTGTGCTGTCGATGATCTTTGGCACGCTGTTTTTGGCCGACGGCCTGTTACAGACCATCAGCGCCACGGTGGTGCGTTACAAAAACTGGAAGTTGGCGGTAGTGGGCGGTTTGATAGAGATTGCGCTGGCAATCTTTTTCTACCAGCCGTATCCGACGCATTACGTCGGCACCGTGCCCTATTGCCTCGGACTGGGGCTGATTTTTGGCGGCTGGAACATGCTGATGTTGGCGATGCGCGTCAGGCGCATGGACATCAACCCGGCGGTACAGGGCAATGACGCGGCGGAACAGTCCAGCAGTGCGAATACCCGGCCGCAGTTGACCACCTGGGATGGGCCGCCAGCCGATGATGAACCGGCGCTGACGGTACACGTCTGGACGCCGGTGGGTTCGTCAAAGAACGCCACGGTCCCGCACCCGGTGATCGACCGATATATTGCCGCAGTAGATAAAGACGGGGTGATCTCCACCGGACACGCCGCGCTGGAAGCGCCTGAAGGGGTGTATATCAGCCTGTACCCGGCCGAGGACATTGACCGTTCTCCAGAGCAGTTTACCCGCCTGTTGCGCGCCACCGAGGAAAATAACGTCGCCGGGGTGTTCCAACCGGATTACCCGACCGAGTCCAGCGCCTGGTGTCCGTCAACGGTGCGAGTGCGTATTCGCAATTACGACGCCGCCCGCCTGCAACGCTTCTGGGAAGTGTACCGCCAGGACAAGACCTATAACCTGACGCACCGCAACTGCTCTAGCAGCGTGGCGAACGGGTTGGAGGCCGCACTTGAAGGGGTTGTCGGCAAGATCTGGGGGCAGCAGAGGCATTGGCGCGCATTGACCAAAATCCTGACAACCCCCGAGCTCTGGGTAGCAGTGCAGATCCGCAAGCGGGCAAAAACCATGGCCTGGACGCCAGGACTGACGCTGGATTATGCCCGCGCACTCAGCATGCTGGCGGATCCGCGGCCTACCGGCTGGTTGACCACGGCGCAGCGTGCGGTGCGAAAAATCTTCTCGCTGCGCAAGCAATGGCGGGATGAGAAGCCCGATGCCACTGCTGCGCAGCCGGTGACTGACGGTAAAGGGGGAGCGGAATAATGGCGTTGTGGCGCTGGCCGGCGGCAGAGCCAAGCAACGCGCGCGACTGGCTGACGGAATATGCCAGATTGCCGACGGTGGAGTGGGGGGAGCAGGGCAAGGTGACGTTGCGTAACGTGCGTAACTTCACCTATCGCACCCGTGATGATTATTCGCCGGATTGGTATGACGCTGAATACGATCTCAATCAGGCGGCCACCGTGGATGTCATCGCATCCTATTGGTCGGGAAAATCAATTGCCCACCTTTTTTTGAGCTTTGGCTTTCAGGATGGCCGCCATCTGGCGATCTCCATCGAAACCCGCCGTAGCCGTGGCCAGTATTTTTCCACCTGGCGCGGCTTTTTCAACTATTACATGCTGACATATGTGGTCGCCGATGAACGCGACCTGATCGGCGTGAGAACCGACGTGCGCCGTGAACAGGTGTATCTCTACCCGGTGCAGATCGCGGCGCCAACCGTGCGTCAGCTGTTGCTGGAGTATCTGCGGCGTATCGATCAACTCAGCCAGCGGCCGGAGTTTTATCACACGCTGTCCAACAATTGCACCAGCAATATCCTGCGGCATGCCGCTGCCGTTTCCCCGGCCATTCGTTACCACTGGCGGGTGTTGGTCAGCGGCTATGCCGATCGCTACGTCTACGATCTTGGCCTGTTGGACAATGAGCTGCCGTTTGAGCAACTCAAGCAGCGTAGCCTGATCGTGCGCCCGCCTGAGGCGGTGATTGACGCAGACTTTTCACGCCAGATCCGCCGCGTTACGGCCTGAGGAGGCTGGCAGTACGCACAGGTTATCGCCGAAATTACCTGCAGGCATTCTTGGGGGGCGTTCGGTCTGCATTTTTGCCGACCGCCATAGCGCCAACTCCAGGACGGTAATAACCAAGAGCAAAATACAATTAACCCGCAGCGCCAGCGTTAAATTGTTTAAAATTAAATTCCAGCTGATTAAAGATCAAGCGAAAGCGCTGGACAACGGTGAGCAATAAATTTAATCATGATAAGCAGACTAAACCTAATATTTCTGAGGAGCCGTGATGATTACGCAACCCGTTCGGCCCGAAGCGTCGATCCAGCGTTTGCTTGACGCGTTGGAACCCCTGGCCAAGCCAATGAACGTGATGCCGCGTAAGCGCCTGAACTGGGAATACAAGGGCGAGTCACAGTTTTACATCTTCAAGAGTGGTGAGCTGTCGATACTGCGGGCGTCAGACGGTTTGCTGATCGCCACGGCCTATGAACAAACGCTGTTTGGCCTGGCGGAAAGTATTCAGCCGTTGCGCTGCCACATTCTGCGGGTGGAAACGCCGTCAACCCTGTTGCGCTTGAATGCCAATGACGCCAAGGCATTATTTGCCGAGCAAGGTCTCTGGCAGGACGCCACGGTGTTGCTTTCCTATTACACCAGCTACCTGTTTTACCGCGATGCGTTGCTGGTGCAGCAGCGTACCTATTCGATCATTCGCGATCATCTGCTTGAACTGATCACGTTGCCGTTGGATACGCGCTTGAGGATTTCGATATTAGAATATATGCAGGACAGAACGTTGCTTTCGCGCAGCAGTATATTGAACGTAATTACAGAGCTGAAAAACAACCATCACATCGAGATAAAGCGCGGTGGCTACCTGTTGAATATGAACACGTTGCCAGACCGGTGTTGAACGGTCATTATTGCACAGGGCTCAGGTGCTTTTCTGTTTATTCTTTCCCGATAATTTAAAATTAAACAATAAAATAATAGAGGCATTCCAGGACGTGTTTTATTATTTCCGCTAACAATCCACCTCGCCGTAAATATTTCATCGATGGCGAGCGTAATTATAGTCAGGAAATATTATGAAAAAAACACTTGTCGCGCTCATTGTATTAAATGCTTGCGCCGTGACTCCAGCTTTTGCCGCCGCGGATACCGGCACCTGGTACGGTGGCGCGAAACTTGGCTGGTCACATTATTTTGATGCCAGCGCGGATAAAGACTTTAGCGATAATCTGGATCATGCCACCGACTTTGATTTTAACAAAGACAACACCACCGGCGGCGTATTTGCCGGTTACCAGATTAATTCATGGTTGGCTGTTGAAGGTGGCTATGATTATCTCGGCAATATGCAGATCAACGGCAATAACGGCGTTGCCGGCGCAAAACTGGCCAGCCAGGGGCTGCAATTGTCAATGAAAGCCAGTTACGGCCTGACCGATAACTGGGATCTTTATGGTCGTGCCGGGGCCATGGCCTACCGGGCAGAAACCGAGCATGCCGGCCACAGCGCGTTCGAAACCGGCGTTCGGCCGTTGGCTGCGGTGGGCACGGAATATGCCTTTAACGATAACTGGGCAGGCCGCGTCGAATATCAATGGGTAAGCAACGTTGGCAACGTCAATCAGATTGGCGTCAGCGCCGACGTCAGTTCTCTGACCGCGGGCGTGGTGTATCGCTTCGGTCAACATGCGACACCGGTCGCCGCGGTTGTCGCCGCGCCGGTGGCCGGCCCGGCTGAACCACAGCGTTTCAATCTGAAGTCGGACGTGATGTTCGGCTATAACTCTGCCGAACTGTCGCCGCAGGGGCAGGCCGCGGTACGAGACCTCTATAACCGTCCGGAAATCCAGTCTGCCAAAAACCAGACCACCATGGTGATTGGCTACAGCGATCGCATCGGGTCCGCCGACTATAACCAGCAACTGTCGTCCCGTCGGGCTCAGGCGGTGGCCGATGAACTGATTGGTTTGGGCATGCCGGCGGCCAATGTGCAAGCTCAGGGGCGTGGTGCCAGCGAATCGGTAACGGGCACCCAGTGTGATGGTATCAGCGCGCGCAGCCAACGCATCGACTGCCTGGCGCCAGACCGCCGGGTAGTGGTTGAAATCGCCGGGCAGCACGCACCTCAGGCCTAAGCCACACGTCAGATAAAACTATTGATTATTGCCCGAGCTGTCCGTCGGGCTTTTTTTGCGTTCGTAACAGGCATTTTGCCAACGGTGAGAATAATTATGAAATGGATAAAAACCGGGTGTTTACTGGGGGGCATGTTAATGTCGGCGTCGGCCTTGGCGGTTGGCGTGCACGGCGGGGCCGGTGAAAACTGGACTGACGTTGGCGTTGATTTCGGTACTCGCGATCCCGGGCTGGCCTTCAGTGCGAATTGGGCGCACAGCGATGATGACGGCGACGTCGCCGGGCTGGCAATGGGGCTGAATTTACCCTTGGGGCCGGTGTTGTTCACCATGGGTGGTAAAGCATTGTACCTTAACCCCGACGATGGCGATGAAGGCTATGCGCTGGCGGTGGGCGGCGGTGCACAACTGCCGCTGGGTGAGCACGTTACCGTCTTCGCGATGCCTACTATTCCCCGGATTCATTGTCCAGCGGCGTGGAGGAGTATGTCGAAGGCAATGCCGGCGTGCGTTGGCAGGTGATCCCATTGATGGCGGTAGAGGCTGGGTATCGTTATATCGACATGAAAGGCAAAGACGGTCACCGCAATAATACCGTGGCGGATGGCATTTACACCTCGGTGAGTCTGGTGTTCTAAACCGGGATTTTATTCCGGCGCATACCGACAGGCAGGCGCTCGGATTATGCATCACGACGATCCCCCGGCCCCAACGCTGGGTGCCCGGGGATCCTTGCAGATCACGAAAGGGGGAGGATCAGCGGTTTTAATGCCGTATTGATTTGCATCAGACCGTCTTTATTCTGCTGTTTAAGGTACATCTCGTTCAACTCGCCGAACTGTTCAAGTTTGGTCAGCGCGTCAAAGGCCGGGCGTGCCTGGCTGCGTATATTCAATACTTCCGCCTGGCTAATCGGGTCGATACAGGTTTTTCTTATTTGAGTGCTGAATTGGTCAATGATGCGTTTGTTGTCGCGGTACAGCGGTTGCAAGCTGGCAGCGTCGCCGTTGTTGCCGCTAGCCGCAAGGTTCACCGGAAAGGCGATGGCATTGACTTCACTGACCACCGGATTAGCGTTGCTGGCGCATCCTGCCAGCAACAGCGTGGCAATCAGCACTTTTTTGACATGATGGGTATTAACGACTGCGAACATGAGGAAAGTATCCGTAAAGTAAAACTGCGGGAAACTTACCCTTACAGTCAGCCGCGCTGCCAGCATAAAACTGTTTATTTATAAATTTTACGCCATCTCTGGCATACACATCGCTGCCGTCGCGGCGACGTTTGCCCGGTTGAACGCTTGCAACCACTACGCCTCTGGTACATGCTGCGATGGCCGTAGCCGATTGATAATACGGCTGTATATCTTATCAGTAGCAAAAGGAACCGTCAGCCATGTCCCGCGAACAACGCAAAGCGAGCGCTTCAACACTGCCCGTCTGGGGCAGCAGGGCAGAAATGGTCAGCCAGGCGCTTGCGCGCAGCATACCGTGGTTTGCCTTCGTCAATATCAGTTTTGCGCTGATTATCGTGTTTCGTAATGTGCTGTTCGATCATTTTGACCAAACGCTGGCGACGCGCAGCGACATGCTGCACGAGATCGATGCGTTGATGCTGGCGATCGTGGTGATGTCGCTGGGCATGCTGAGCAGCCTGATGCGCGCCGAAGCCCGCTTATCGCCCGCCTGGCAAACGTTACTGGCGCTGTTGCTGTTTGCGTTGAGCTGTCTGTGGTCTTTTTGCTGTTTTTACTTCGTCACCGTGTGGCGACTGCCGTTTTCTTATCCATTGACCATTATTTTAATGCTGACGGCGCTCGGCGCGCTGTATTTTTACCCCAAGGGATTGTTGCTGTTTTTGCTGCCGATCTGGCTGACCTGCCTGATGGCCAGCGTAAAGCTCAACGCCGGGCTGAATATGCGCTTTGTGATTATCTGGCTGTTGCTGGCGTTCATTTTGCTGTACGGACGTTACATTCTACTGCATTGGTTTAATGAAAACTGGCAGCGATATCAGGATAACCGACTGTTGATTTCCCGTCTGGAAACCATGGCCAATCAGGATGCGTTGACTGAAACCGCCAATCGACGTGCAATGGAACACCATCTTGCCGTTGCCGCCGAGCGCCAGCGCCCCTTTGCGCTGATCATGATCGACGTCGACTTTTTCAAGCGTTACAACGATCATTACGGCCACCCCGCAGGTGACCGCTGCTTGCGTGACATTGCCGCGATCTTGAAATCGTCGGTGCGTTCACCGGAGGACGTGGTTGCGCGTTACGGCGGTGAAGAGTTCTTGCTGTTGCTGTTCGATGCGTCGCTGGCCGGTGCAACGGTGGTGGCCGAGCGCATTCAGCAGAATATCCGCCGTCAGGGCGTGCCGCACGCTGCGTCGGAGGTGGGCGAAGTGGTGAGCGTCAGCATGGGGCTTGCCGCCTCGAGCGGGAATAAAAGCGACGCGCAACTGCTGGCAGAAGCCGATGCAGCGCTGTACCGCGCCAAACAGGGCGGCCGTGACCGTTGGCAAGTCTAACCCGACAGCAGGAGCATGCCGACCCGTCAGGGCTGTGCCGGCGGGCTGTACCAGCGTTCCTTTTTCACCAGTACCGGCAGTTCAGGCTGGTTGACAAAGTTTGGTGACATAATCTGTACGTCAAACTCGTTGAACACATCCTGAATATGCGCGTGCAGTTCGCTGCGTACTCCGGCCAGCGATTGTCCGGCCTGCAGTCTGACCTGAAGCTCATAGGCAATATACCAGTCCATCAGGCTGAGCTGGCGCACGATCGGCGGCTGGCTGTTATCCAGTCCGTGGGTACGACTGGCGGCCAGTTCCAGCATCGCATGTACCTGGCGCCACGGCGTATCGTAACCGATGGTGACGCTGGTGGTCATGTTGACGCCGGGGTTACCGTCGTGGGTGCTGAGATTGATGATTCTGCCGCTGACTACCACCGCATTGGGGACGGTGACCTCGTAGTTTTCCCGTGTGACGATCTTGGTGGCCAGCATGCCGACCTCGCTGACCACCCCTTCATTATCGGCAACGCGAATAATGTCGCCTTTACGCAACGCGCGTGAATAGGTCAGTACCAGGCCACTCATGGCGTGATTCATGACGCCGGCTGAACCGAGTGTCAACATCAGGCCGAAAAACACGCTGATGCCTTTGAAGGCCAGCGAATTGGCGCCGGGTAAAAACGGATAGGCCGCGGACAGTGCAAACAGCCACACCGCTACGCTGATCAATTTCCGCGTGACGCCGACGGTTTGTGGATGCAGGCCGGGAATATGCAGCGTGCCGCGTTCCACCCGCAGCAATACCACTTTAATCAGTTTGACAATAAAACCGGTGATAACAAAAATGGCGATCACCACGCATAGGCCGGGCAGGGCAGACAGGATCACCAGGCCAATGTGCTGGAACAGTTGCAGGGTGTATTCACCCAACTCCATCCCCCATATCCGCGTATAGGGAAACAGCCGCAATACCCAGCTAATCCATAGATAAAACCCCAGCACGCACAGGATACCCATCAGCCAGGCGTAGAGCCGTACCTCAAACTGGCCGAGGAAACTGCGCAGCTGTGGGAATAGACCGGGTTTGTTTTGTTGTTTTCTGGCGGCGTAATACCGTCTTACATACCCCAGAGAGCGGTAGGCGAACCAGCACACCGCCCCTAACACGGCGGCTCCCGCCACGCTTTTCAGCGCGGACAGTAGGAGATAGTGCGGGGAATACTGTTCGATTAATGCGTGGCGAAGGTTTTCCAGCCGTTGCAGTACCAACTGGCTGGCCTGCGCCAGGTTGAGATCGTCACCCTCATCCAGATCGCCTTGCGCCAATAGCATAAACGGTTTCTTATTGACCGAAAATACCACTGCCTGCTGCTGGTAGCGGGTGATGGTAACGATCTCAACCGGCTGTTGCAGATCCTGTTGGTTGAGCGCGCGCAGGTTGCGCACGATGCGTTGCACCCGTTCTTCCGGCGTTGTCAGGCCAAACCTGGCCTGCAGCATCACTACCGGCTGGTTGAGCAGCGTCAGGGTACGCGCCTGCTCCGCCGCGCTGGGCGTCTGGCGTGGTTCAGCGCTCCACAACAGGCTTGAATAACACAACAGGAGATAACACAGCAGGCATGAAAGTGATTTGTTCATCGCTATCCGCACCATCCGTATGGAACGATTGATACTTTGTCATCACAACCCACGAGCGTTGTGATAATTCGCGTGGTTCAGCGGCATCGGGAGACGGCTTTTGCACCACGCGCCTTTTACAGTGTAGCGAGAGTTGGCAGTTGCGATATGCGGTGAGTGAAAATTTTAGTTGCCTGCAAGCGACGAGGTTATTGCGGCACGAGTGTGCAGCTGCAATCGGCGATCAATGCCGTTATGTTGACCCGCGCCGAGCGATGGTCGGGCATCAACGGGCGATCTGCGGGCAATAAAAAACCCACGTGGGAACGTGGGCTGATAATGGTGGTGCGCTAATGTTGCGCCATTAGCGCTGTG encodes:
- a CDS encoding HdeD family acid-resistance protein, giving the protein MVQLVMILLGVDYLRARWRGLMVIGWLGILAGMVIFIDALDDALYFPLNPFAWLLLLEGIATLMVAHTGIGGQRTLRYVKGGAFVLAAVLILAGHHHGHFVLSMIFGTLFLADGLLQTISATVVRYKNWKLAVVGGLIEIALAIFFYQPYPTHYVGTVPYCLGLGLIFGGWNMLMLAMRVRRMDINPAVQGNDAAEQSSSANTRPQLTTWDGPPADDEPALTVHVWTPVGSSKNATVPHPVIDRYIAAVDKDGVISTGHAALEAPEGVYISLYPAEDIDRSPEQFTRLLRATEENNVAGVFQPDYPTESSAWCPSTVRVRIRNYDAARLQRFWEVYRQDKTYNLTHRNCSSSVANGLEAALEGVVGKIWGQQRHWRALTKILTTPELWVAVQIRKRAKTMAWTPGLTLDYARALSMLADPRPTGWLTTAQRAVRKIFSLRKQWRDEKPDATAAQPVTDGKGGAE
- a CDS encoding DUF4105 domain-containing protein: MALWRWPAAEPSNARDWLTEYARLPTVEWGEQGKVTLRNVRNFTYRTRDDYSPDWYDAEYDLNQAATVDVIASYWSGKSIAHLFLSFGFQDGRHLAISIETRRSRGQYFSTWRGFFNYYMLTYVVADERDLIGVRTDVRREQVYLYPVQIAAPTVRQLLLEYLRRIDQLSQRPEFYHTLSNNCTSNILRHAAAVSPAIRYHWRVLVSGYADRYVYDLGLLDNELPFEQLKQRSLIVRPPEAVIDADFSRQIRRVTA
- a CDS encoding TAXI family TRAP transporter solute-binding subunit, with the protein product MKNRKIKLLAGITAAIAVVALAIAGKAENADKTFLSVATASTGGTYYPMGVGLANVWSNRLKQDGIQVTGQSSAGSIENIDLLQKDEAQLAILQSLIATEAYEGVRNFDQRAYKDLRSISMLWPNVEHFVMLESKVKDGTLNDIAGSRFSVGPQASGTEQSTVVILQGIKLSKKSISPEYLGYGDTVSAMRDGRLDGGALPAGVPAAAVTDMYASGVPSRILDVTDQQLASINAIANAWFRFEIKPDTYPRQNKAVATIAQPNILVSIRQIDEKIVYDLTKTMFENLPEVHQVHSSAKYISLENALKGVSVPLHLGAYRYFREVGVNIPDYLVPPEAATAGDASKNSEAL
- a CDS encoding MFS transporter, with amino-acid sequence MSFLRNKIGVLLAAMIFGLTYGLSAPLIAIKLANMNYSEAFIGINAALHAVGVFIVAPLLPRLCRRYSAKALMLSALLISALVLCLFPYTPIAVWFLLRLLLGAMSEIMLVVTETWLNFMAEEAVRARVLAAYTASLSCGFALGPLILASVGSNGAIAFFIGAVIALLAASVVACSAIKPLPAESHQSKPAMMYLRLAPLAVAATVLNAGLESAGMNLLSVYAMNLGWNEQSATSLISVLMIGAILLQLPIGWLADRFNRQRLIVVMAALSTLGALLWPMSLNYPWLAYTLLFVWGGVFVGIYTVMITLVGERFSGGELVGIYSLLSVAWGLGALLGPTLGGVAMAFNTHGLPLMAALMCAVFTLFTLKNMRRGV
- a CDS encoding helix-turn-helix domain-containing protein; this translates as MITQPVRPEASIQRLLDALEPLAKPMNVMPRKRLNWEYKGESQFYIFKSGELSILRASDGLLIATAYEQTLFGLAESIQPLRCHILRVETPSTLLRLNANDAKALFAEQGLWQDATVLLSYYTSYLFYRDALLVQQRTYSIIRDHLLELITLPLDTRLRISILEYMQDRTLLSRSSILNVITELKNNHHIEIKRGGYLLNMNTLPDRC
- a CDS encoding cupin domain-containing protein — translated: MFTFKQDTRLEDLGGGVSRRILAHGGTMMAVEVNFSAGAIGPLHSHPHEQLTYVLSGRFEFTIGDQTHQVAAGDTLYKKPDVVHGCVCLEPGTLLDTFTPQREDFLP
- a CDS encoding TRAP transporter permease; this encodes MAVISSALTGSLSGSAVANVATTGTFTIPLMKSIGLSPRFAGAVEATASTGGMIMPADYGRSRVHHGGFLGISYTTIVIAAIVPALLYYAALIMAIDLEAKKQGLKGLSKEHIPQVKAVLKARGLLLLPLVIVIGTLLMGKTPIYAGFLGIVSIIVASWITPDSTVRMTPKKIAEALNEAARGSIQVTIACAAIGVIICVVTMTGIGSTLAFNIVSMTNNTLWMILLVVMLVCIVLSMGLPSTALYIVVAVTVSPILIKAGVMPLAAHFFVFWFGALSNITRRWRWQAIPQPASPAPIRCKPRGMRCGWRCRALSFPFILVYNPALLMQGEDVGVFSIIHMIVTALVGIYALSIASANFWLMKTHWLERLLFIIAAIMLIKPGLLTDLAGAALIVSAGVMHLLRYKQRAPLAANLPESNE